From the genome of Scytonema hofmannii PCC 7110, one region includes:
- a CDS encoding RNA-guided endonuclease InsQ/TnpB family protein, with translation MHAIWKQWLAAYRWVYNQCIQLFNAGTVLPKGTSLDQYIQFLQKRPEYEWTQCLGKTRQESVCEAESAKRQALKAWKAKPKTERGKFEMRFRSCRDKSQVIQFKNDAYKNGTWFPSKAKGLLFCSAIGYEVPQSCVYGTELVYQRGQWFACFPEVREVVATRSDKVIALDPGNRCFLTGYDGENILEIGKGDIGRITRLCLHLDSLISQKGSCKGKQNKRKRYKLSLAIERLRERIRNLVNDLHHKASSLLTSTYKLIFLPTYETSQMVLKTARKINRKSVRNMLSWATRRFAKHLEQAAKRNGVIVVRINESYTSKTCPHCGEIHRKLGGNKVFSCPKCKFTAPRDWVGAVNIMLAALQATAFQVKGTQLSIESLTQDVVVS, from the coding sequence TTGCACGCTATTTGGAAACAATGGTTAGCTGCGTATAGATGGGTGTATAACCAATGCATTCAATTATTTAATGCTGGGACTGTATTGCCTAAAGGTACTAGCCTGGATCAATATATACAATTCCTGCAAAAGCGTCCAGAATATGAATGGACACAGTGTTTAGGTAAAACTAGGCAAGAATCTGTGTGTGAAGCTGAAAGTGCAAAACGGCAAGCTTTAAAGGCGTGGAAAGCTAAACCAAAGACTGAACGCGGTAAATTTGAAATGCGATTTCGTTCTTGTCGGGATAAGTCCCAAGTCATTCAATTTAAGAATGATGCTTACAAGAATGGTACATGGTTTCCTAGTAAAGCAAAAGGATTGCTGTTTTGTTCTGCAATTGGGTACGAAGTGCCACAAAGTTGTGTCTATGGAACAGAGTTAGTTTATCAGAGAGGTCAATGGTTTGCGTGCTTTCCAGAGGTGCGAGAAGTAGTAGCGACCAGAAGCGATAAAGTGATTGCTCTTGACCCTGGTAATCGCTGTTTTTTGACTGGGTATGACGGGGAAAACATCTTAGAGATTGGCAAGGGAGATATCGGGCGCATCACTAGATTGTGCCTGCACCTTGACAGTTTAATCAGTCAAAAAGGCTCTTGCAAAGGTAAACAAAACAAACGTAAAAGATATAAGCTATCTCTAGCTATAGAACGTTTGAGAGAAAGAATTCGTAACCTAGTGAATGATTTACACCACAAAGCGTCCAGCCTGCTAACCAGTACGTATAAACTCATATTTCTCCCCACCTATGAAACCAGTCAAATGGTTTTGAAAACTGCCCGAAAGATTAATAGGAAGTCAGTCAGAAATATGCTATCTTGGGCGACCAGGCGATTTGCCAAGCACTTAGAGCAGGCTGCTAAAAGAAACGGTGTGATCGTGGTTAGGATTAACGAATCATATACCTCAAAAACCTGCCCACACTGTGGAGAAATTCACCGTAAACTAGGTGGCAACAAAGTATTTTCATGCCCTAAATGTAAGTTTACGGCTCCCAGGGATTGGGTAGGCGCAGTTAACATTATGTTGGCTGCTTTGCAGGCTACCGCCTTCCAGGTTAAGGGAACACAACTGTCTATTGAGTCCTTAACCCAGGATGTTGTAGTTTCATAA